ACGCCATCACTTACTACCTCTACCCCGAGGAAAAACTAGTCCCCCTTCATAGCACCACATACTTTAAAAAATAAATTGCATAAACAAAAACCGCAGCTAATGATTGCCTGCGGTTTTCTTATGCTAGGATCTCTATTTTTCTCACTCATCATCAGGTGTATTGATAACCTTAGTCATAGGGACTGGGGGGAGGTCATTATTTTGCTGACGAATTTTAGCATTGCGGTAGTTCGGCCTAGTCTCGACATTACCTTTTTTATTTTGCTTTTGCCAATTGATTAGAATGCGGTCAATGTAGCGCAAATTTAATACGCCATTCAAAACCGCTTCTTTAATGGCTGCCTTTACCGTTACCACATCATAGTGGTCTTCACTAAACCAAGCCGCCACTTGCTGGTATTCGATCGGCGATAAGGGACGACCAAATTCTTGTTCAATAATTTGAAAGATCGACCCTTCAGCCTTCTCTTCCGCTTGTTTTTCTTTTTTGGCATGGTTTTCTTCAAATAAACGCTCTAATTTTTGATAAAGCAAGTCTAGGCTATAGTATTCAATCTGCTGACCCTGGTCACTTTCTTCGCTCTCAATTGATAAGAATTTTTTATCAATCAAATTCTGAATCATATCATAAGTTTCACCCTGGCTATAGCCCATACGCTTTTGTAAGGCTTGAATCGGTGGAAAATCATCTTGCATTTGCTGAAAGCTGACAATATGAATGAGAAACATCACTTCCTCATTGCTCAAAGAGAGCGCTTGATAGTTTTCTAATAAGCTGGTCTGTAAAACCGTATATTGTTTTCTTTCAACCACTAAAGTCCACCTTCTTAATTCATTTTTCTTGCATAAAGCTACTAATCCGCTCAATTGCCTCTAAGAATAAATCCTCATCAGTTGCATAAGATAAACGTACATGTTCTGGCATGCCAAAGGCGGATCCCGCTACCAAAGCAACGTGGGCTTCTTCTAGAATCGCCATGACAAAATCATCGACACTATCATAGCCACAGCTTAAAGCAGCTTGCTGGCATTTTGGAAATAGATAAAAGGCCCCCTGGGGTTTATTAGCTAGTTCAAAACCTGGTAAATTGATTACGG
This genomic window from Aerococcus sp. Group 1 contains:
- a CDS encoding DnaD domain-containing protein is translated as MVERKQYTVLQTSLLENYQALSLSNEEVMFLIHIVSFQQMQDDFPPIQALQKRMGYSQGETYDMIQNLIDKKFLSIESEESDQGQQIEYYSLDLLYQKLERLFEENHAKKEKQAEEKAEGSIFQIIEQEFGRPLSPIEYQQVAAWFSEDHYDVVTVKAAIKEAVLNGVLNLRYIDRILINWQKQNKKGNVETRPNYRNAKIRQQNNDLPPVPMTKVINTPDDE